The Polyangium aurulentum genomic interval GTCACTCGGCGGATTCCTTCCTGATCTTTCCCTCCTCGAGACTCCGTTTGGAGGGGTCCTCTCCAAGGCGCCTGTGGGGGCAGCCGTCTCGAAGGCGAGCGGCGCGGTTTCAGCGATCGGGAGCGCAGCTTCCGCCATTGGCGGGGTCGTGTCCCGCATTCCTGTCGGGCAGATGGCTGCACTCGGGTCCGAGCTCGTGGGCATGCCGGCTCGCCTTTCGTTCTCGACCGGGGAGAACACGCGGCAGATCGACGGCATTATCGTTGATCTCGTCCAGCATGACGACGGCAAGCGGCAAACAGCGTATCGCGTGCACGTGATGCCAGCAGTGGCGAGGCTGCTCCATCGCTCGGATTGCCGCATCTTCCAGGACATGACCACGCCTGAGATCGTGGCCGCGGTTCTCTCGGCGAGCGGCGGTGCAGCGAAAGTAGTGGACTGGATGATCGCATACCTTGCCCCAGTGGACGTGCGGGCGTAAGCGCGCACGGTGAGGACGGCTCGGAGTGTGCGATCCCTCGCCTTTCCACCTCCCCCCGACCTCTGGTACAACCGTCCTCCCGATTACCCCGGTGGTCCATGGCCCGAACCAACCTCGACCTCACCGCACGGCTGCTGCCACCGCCCCGGAGGCCTTCGTGAAGTCGCAGAACTTCGAGTTCCTTCGCCGCGGGCGCGCAGCGCTCGCGGAGGCTGGCGCCTTTGCCGAGCGCTACGCGTACACCGACCCCGCAGGCTCCCTCTTCAAGCAGCGTAGCTTGGTCGAGCTGCTGGTCGCGGACATCTACGAGGCGTTCCGGCTCCCCCGACCATTCGGCGACAACCTGAACGACCTCCTCCGCGCCGAGCCTTTCGAGAGCGCCGTGCCCCGTGTCGTGCTGCAGAAACTGCACGCGGTCCGCATGGCAGGCAACGACGCGGTTCACCACAAGCGGACCATCACCAAGGAGCTCGCGCTCGACCGGCTCCAGCAAACCTTCGAGATCGCCCAGTGGTTCCACCTGCGGGTCGACCGGGGCTCGCGCGCCGATTGCCCCGCGTACGCCGTTCCCACGCCCGAAAGCGATGGTCGCAGCAAGACCAAGGAGGCGCTCGAGAAGCAGAAGCAGCAGGCCGAGGCCCAGTTCCAGGCGCTACTCGCCCAGCTCGAGGAGGAGCGAAGGAAGCGCCTCGCCGCCGAAGTAGCTGTGGAGCAGACGGCCGAAGAGCTCGCGCGGCTCAAGGCCGAGGGGGAGGAGGTAGCGAAGACCCTCCACTTCAACGAGCTCACCACGCGGCGCCGCCTCATCGATGAGCTCCTCATCCACGCCGGGTGGGACGTCGGACCAAACGGTCAGAACACCGAGCAGGTTCGCCAGGAGGTGCAGCTCGCCAAGGTGCCTTCCGAGTCCGGCGAGGGGTACGCCGATTACGTGCTCTACGGCGATAATGGCAAGCCGCTTGCCGTGGTCGAGGCGAAGAAGACCGCGAAGGACCCGACGGTCGGCGCCGAGCAGGCACGCGTCTATGCCGTGTCCCTCGAGAAGGAGACGGGCCAGCGTCCGGTCATCTTTTTCACCAACGGGATCGATATCTATATCTGGGATGATGCGCAGGGCTACGGCTGGCGCAAGATCTACGGGTTTTACTCGAAGGATAGCCTCGATTACCTCATCTTCCAGCGCGCCAACAAGCTCCCGCTCGCGACGGTGGAACCGAACATGGCCATCGCCGATCGGCTCTACCAGCTCGAGGCGATCAAGCGCGTTGGCGAGCGCTTCAGCAACAAGTTCCGTAGGGCGCTCCTCGTGCAGGCCACGGGCACGGGCAAGACGCGCGTGGCCATTTCCCTGTGCGACGTGCTCATGCGCGCCGGCTGGGCGAAGCGCATCCTCTTCCTCTGCGACCGCCGCGAGCTGCGCAAGCAGGCCGATCGCACTTTCAAGGAGCACTTGCCCGGCGAGCCTCGCGTGGTGGTCGACAGCAGCACGTCCTCCGACCGTGACAAACGTATCTACCTCGCCACGTACCCGGCGATGATGAAGTGCTACGAGACCTTCGACGTCGGATTCTTCGACCTCATCATCGCGGACGAGTCTCACCGCAGCATCTACAAGAAATTCCGCGCGCCTTTCCAGTACTTCGACGCCCTGCAGGTCGGCCTGACGGCCACCCCAATAAAGTTCATCGAGCGCAATACGTTCGAGCTCTTCGGCTGCGAAAACCAGGATCCGACGTCGCAGTACAGCTTCACCGACGCGATCGAGGCGAAGCCTCCGCATCTGGTCCCGTTCCGCGTCCGCAACTACAGCAGCCAGTTCCGCGAGCAGGGTCTGAAGTACAGCCAAATGAGCGCGGCGCAGCGGGCGGAGCTCGAGGACCAGGAGGCGGTCCCGGAGAACGTCGAGTTCGAGCCCGAGCAGGTCGATCGGGACGTCTTCAACAAGGGAACCACGCGGTTCGTCCTCCGCACCCTGATGGAAGAAGGCATCCGGGAAGCTACGGGGAGCCACGTCGGCAAAACGATCATCTTCGCGCGCAACCACAAGCACGCCATGCACCTCGCCGAGGTGTTTCAGTCGCTGTACCCGCAGTATGGTGGCGGGTTTTGCCAGGTGATCGACAACCAGATCAGCCGTGCCGAGCAGCTCATCGAGGACTTCAAGAACCCCGAGAGCGAGCCCGTCATCGCCATCTCCGTGGACATGCTCGACACGGGCATCGACGTCCCCGAGGTGGTCAATCTGGTGTTCGCCAAACCGATCCGGTCGTACGTCAAATTCTGGCAGATGATCGGCCGCGGCACCCGGCTGCGCCCCCATCTCTTCGGCCCCGGCAAGCCCAAGACAGAGTTCATGGTCTTCGACCACTGGTCGAACTTCTGGTTCTTCGACGAGGAGTACGTCGAGAAGCAAGAGGCACCCCAGAGATCCCTGCTCCAGCAGCTCTTCGAGGCGCGGGTGGCCGTTGCGGAGGCCGCGCTCGAGGCGATGAACGAGCCGGTCTTCCAGGCCACGGTCGATCTCCTCGTCGAGGACATCCGCGCCGTCCAGCGGGCCAGGAGCATCGAGGTGCGGGACAAGTGGCGGGAGCTCGAGCTGCTCGCCGAGCGGGAGCGCATTGCCCAGTTCGCCGCCGTGACCAAGGCCGATCTGCTCTCAATCGCCGCGCCGCTGATGCGGTGGCGAGACATCCGCGGCGATGAGGAGGCGTATCGGTTCGATCTGCTCGTGGCCAAGCTCGAGGAGGCCGTGCTGCGCAAGACGCCGCGCGTGGCGGATCTCAAGGCGCGCGTGGAGGCGCAGGTCGAGCTGCTCATGAAGAACCAGACCCCCGTCAAGGCGAAGGCCGCGGCGATCGAGGCGGTTCGGAGCAAAAAGTTCTGGACGGGCGTGACGGTCCCGCGGCTGGAGGAGATCCGGACCGAGCTGCGCGGGATCATGAAGTACCAGCAGGAGAAGCGTGTCCAGAGCGTCGGGCCGAAGACGGTCGACGTCACGGACGCGGAGCTCCGGGGCGAGGACTACATCCCCAAGCTCGAGGGGCTCGAGTTCGTGGAGTACAAGCGCCGCGTGGAGGCCGTGCTTCGCGAGCACTTCACGCAGAACGCCACCTTGCAGCGCATCCGAACCGGCAAGGCCGTGAAGGATGACGAGCTGGAAGAACTCGCGCGATTGGTCCTGCACGTGGACGACAAGGCGAACGTGAAGCACCTCCTCGGCCGGCAGCCCGAGGTTCAGCGCACCTTGCTCGGGGTATTCCGCAGCTTGGTGGGCCTGGATGCCACAGCTGTGGAAGCGGCCTTCAAGGAGTTCGTCAAGAAGTACCCGCGTTTGTCGGCGCAGCAGCTCCGGTTCCTGCAGCTCTTGCAGAACCACATCGCGCAGAACGGCGGGATCGAGATCGAGCGCCTGTACGAGGCGCCGTTCACGGATGTACACGCCGAGAGCGTGGATGGTATCTTCCCGCGGTCCGAGCAGGTGGACGAGATTCTCGCCATCCTCGAGACGTTCCAGTTGAAGGTGGCCTCCGAGCCGCCGAGCCGCCGAGCCTCATGAGCACCCTGACGACCAAGCTTCGCAGCGACATCGACAAGCTCTGGACCGAGTTCTGGACGGGCGGGATCACGAACCCGCT includes:
- a CDS encoding contractile injection system protein, VgrG/Pvc8 family, with product MNIHLSIGEGLGRVLRGVRLEGREAISELFHVDVDVVTDMSLGGFLPDLSLLETPFGGVLSKAPVGAAVSKASGAVSAIGSAASAIGGVVSRIPVGQMAALGSELVGMPARLSFSTGENTRQIDGIIVDLVQHDDGKRQTAYRVHVMPAVARLLHRSDCRIFQDMTTPEIVAAVLSASGGAAKVVDWMIAYLAPVDVRA
- a CDS encoding DEAD/DEAH box helicase family protein, producing the protein MKSQNFEFLRRGRAALAEAGAFAERYAYTDPAGSLFKQRSLVELLVADIYEAFRLPRPFGDNLNDLLRAEPFESAVPRVVLQKLHAVRMAGNDAVHHKRTITKELALDRLQQTFEIAQWFHLRVDRGSRADCPAYAVPTPESDGRSKTKEALEKQKQQAEAQFQALLAQLEEERRKRLAAEVAVEQTAEELARLKAEGEEVAKTLHFNELTTRRRLIDELLIHAGWDVGPNGQNTEQVRQEVQLAKVPSESGEGYADYVLYGDNGKPLAVVEAKKTAKDPTVGAEQARVYAVSLEKETGQRPVIFFTNGIDIYIWDDAQGYGWRKIYGFYSKDSLDYLIFQRANKLPLATVEPNMAIADRLYQLEAIKRVGERFSNKFRRALLVQATGTGKTRVAISLCDVLMRAGWAKRILFLCDRRELRKQADRTFKEHLPGEPRVVVDSSTSSDRDKRIYLATYPAMMKCYETFDVGFFDLIIADESHRSIYKKFRAPFQYFDALQVGLTATPIKFIERNTFELFGCENQDPTSQYSFTDAIEAKPPHLVPFRVRNYSSQFREQGLKYSQMSAAQRAELEDQEAVPENVEFEPEQVDRDVFNKGTTRFVLRTLMEEGIREATGSHVGKTIIFARNHKHAMHLAEVFQSLYPQYGGGFCQVIDNQISRAEQLIEDFKNPESEPVIAISVDMLDTGIDVPEVVNLVFAKPIRSYVKFWQMIGRGTRLRPHLFGPGKPKTEFMVFDHWSNFWFFDEEYVEKQEAPQRSLLQQLFEARVAVAEAALEAMNEPVFQATVDLLVEDIRAVQRARSIEVRDKWRELELLAERERIAQFAAVTKADLLSIAAPLMRWRDIRGDEEAYRFDLLVAKLEEAVLRKTPRVADLKARVEAQVELLMKNQTPVKAKAAAIEAVRSKKFWTGVTVPRLEEIRTELRGIMKYQQEKRVQSVGPKTVDVTDAELRGEDYIPKLEGLEFVEYKRRVEAVLREHFTQNATLQRIRTGKAVKDDELEELARLVLHVDDKANVKHLLGRQPEVQRTLLGVFRSLVGLDATAVEAAFKEFVKKYPRLSAQQLRFLQLLQNHIAQNGGIEIERLYEAPFTDVHAESVDGIFPRSEQVDEILAILETFQLKVASEPPSRRAS